Within the Hypericibacter adhaerens genome, the region TCGCGCGGTTCGCTCTTCTTCGGGTGCGGCGTCAGCGTCTCCAGATCCTCCGGCGCCCCGCCCGAAGCCCAGGTCTTGGCCCGCTTCACCCAAAGGTCGAGGGCCTTGGCCTTGTAGCCGGTCGCTTCCTCCTCGACCGTGCCCATGATCCGGGCATAGACGAAAGGCGCCGTCACGTCGGCGATCAGGGGATAGGCGGAATCGCCCGCCAGCACGATCGCGATGCCATGCTTGCGCGCCAGCGCCACGGCGTCGGGCGTCTTGAAGCTCTCATGGCGCAGCTCGACCACATGGCGCAGCTTGCGGCCTTCGGCGCTGGGCGGCAGGAGCTTGAGGAAAGCCTCGAAATCGGCGGGATCGAACTTCTTGGTCGGCGGGAACTGCCAGTTGATGGGGCCGAGCTTGTCCTTCAGCTCCAGCACACCGCTGCCGATGAAGCGCTCGACCGATTCGCCGGCCTCGGCCAGCACGCGGCGGTTGGTGGTGAAGCGCGGCCCCTTGAGCGAGAAGACGAAGCCTTCCGGCGTCTCGTCATGCCATTTGCGGAAGCTCTCGGGCTTCTGCGAGCCGTAATAGGTGCCGTTGATCTCGATCGAGGTGAGCTTGCGGCTCGCATATTCGAGCTCGCGCTTCTGCGTGAGCCCGTCGGGATAGAACACGCCGCGCCAGGGTTCGAAGGTCCAGCCGCCGACGCCGACATAGATGCGCGGTGCCTTGGCAGAGGGCATGGGTCTTCTCCGGAATTGAAGTGCCTAGGGTCGGGCGAGGGCGCCACTATCCCCCGGCACCGCGTTTCCGGCGAGAGGTAAATGACGGGAGAGGCGGGAACCCCGGGCCGTCAGGGATAGGGGAGGCCGGGAGGCGCGCTCCGGGCAACGCCGATTCGCGCTACACCGTCAGATGCTTATGGACATCGGCCGAGCCGAGCTCGGCGCCGGTGCCGGCGAGCACGACCCGGCCGCGATCCAGGATGATGAAGCTGTCGGCGAGCCGCCGGGCGAAGTCGAGATACTGCTCCACCAGCACGATGGCCATGCCGCCGCGGTTGCGCAGCAGGGCGATGACCCGCTCGATATCCTTGATGATCGAGGGCTGGATCCCCTCCGTCGGCTCGTCGAGCAGCAGCACGCGCGGGCGCATGACGAGGGCGCGCGCGATCGCGAGCTGCTGCTGCTGCCCGCCCGAGAGGTCGCCGCCGCGCCGTTTCATCATGGTGCGGAGCACGGGGAAGAGCTCGAAGATCTCGTCCGGCAGGGTCCGCGCCGCGCGCGGCAGGCAGGCGAAGCCGGTACGCAGATTCTCCTCGACCGTGAGCAGCGGAAAGATCTCGCGGCCCTGGGGCACGATCGCGATGCCGGCGCGGGCGCGCTCGGCCGCGGGTTGCTTCGCGATGTCCTCGCCTTCGAGCGTGATGCGGCCGGCGCGGATCGGCTGCAGGCCGGCGATGGCGCGCAGCAGGCTCGATTTGCCCACGCCGTTGCGGCCGAGCACGCAGGTGACCTTGCCGGCCTCGGCCGCGAGCGAGACGCCGAAGAGGGCGTGGCTCGCGCCGTAATAGAGATCGATATCGGCCGCATTCAGCATGGGGTCACCGCCCGAGATAGACTTCGATGACGCGGGGATCGTTCTGGACCGTCTCGAGGCTGCCCTCCGAGAGGACCGAGCCCTCATGCAGCACCGTCACGCGCACGCCGAGCGACCGGACGAAGTTCATATCATGCTCGACCACCACCACCGAATGGGAGCGGGCGATATCGCGCAGCAGCAGCGCCGTCTTCTCCGTCTCGGAATCGGTCATGCCGGCGACGGGCTCGTCCACCAGCAGCAGCTCGGGCTCCTGCATCAGCAGCATGCCGATCTCGAGCCACTGCTTCTGCCCGTGGGAGAGCGCACCCGCGATGCGCCGGTGATGGGCCTCGAGGCCGATGCGGGCGATCGTGTCGGCGATGCGGTCGCGGTCGGCGGCCGAGAGCCGCCAGAAGAGCGAGGTCAGGGGGCCCCGCCGCGATTTGAGCGCGAGCTCGAGATTGTCCCAGACCGTGTGGCTCTCGAACACGGTTGGCTTCTGGAACTTGCGGCCGATGCCCATGGTGGCGATCGCCGCCTCGTCGTAGCGCGTCAGGTCGGTCAGGTGGAAGGTCACGCGACCGCTGTCGGGCCGGGTCTTGCCGGTGATGACATCCATCATCGTGGTCTTGCCGGCGCCGTTGGGCCCGATGATCGCCCGCATCTCGCCGGCCTGGACATCGAGGCTCAGGCCGTTGAGCGCCTTGAAGCCGTCGAAGCTCACGGTCACGTTGTCCAGGAACAGCAGCGTTCCCGTATCCTTGTAGGAGGCCGCGTCGGTCATTCCGCGATCTCCGGCATGAGCTCGGCCGGCTCGTCCGGCTTCTTGCGGCGGCGCAGCCCGAGCGCGGTCAGGGCGCCGGCGATCCCCTTGGGCAGGAACAGCGTCACCAGGATGAAGAGGCCGCCCAGGACGAACAGCCAGGCCTCGGGCATGGCGCCGG harbors:
- a CDS encoding DUF72 domain-containing protein; this encodes MPSAKAPRIYVGVGGWTFEPWRGVFYPDGLTQKRELEYASRKLTSIEINGTYYGSQKPESFRKWHDETPEGFVFSLKGPRFTTNRRVLAEAGESVERFIGSGVLELKDKLGPINWQFPPTKKFDPADFEAFLKLLPPSAEGRKLRHVVELRHESFKTPDAVALARKHGIAIVLAGDSAYPLIADVTAPFVYARIMGTVEEEATGYKAKALDLWVKRAKTWASGGAPEDLETLTPHPKKSEPRDVFLYVISGGKIRNPAAAMALIERLT
- the urtE gene encoding urea ABC transporter ATP-binding subunit UrtE, translating into MLNAADIDLYYGASHALFGVSLAAEAGKVTCVLGRNGVGKSSLLRAIAGLQPIRAGRITLEGEDIAKQPAAERARAGIAIVPQGREIFPLLTVEENLRTGFACLPRAARTLPDEIFELFPVLRTMMKRRGGDLSGGQQQQLAIARALVMRPRVLLLDEPTEGIQPSIIKDIERVIALLRNRGGMAIVLVEQYLDFARRLADSFIILDRGRVVLAGTGAELGSADVHKHLTV
- the urtD gene encoding urea ABC transporter ATP-binding protein UrtD yields the protein MTDAASYKDTGTLLFLDNVTVSFDGFKALNGLSLDVQAGEMRAIIGPNGAGKTTMMDVITGKTRPDSGRVTFHLTDLTRYDEAAIATMGIGRKFQKPTVFESHTVWDNLELALKSRRGPLTSLFWRLSAADRDRIADTIARIGLEAHHRRIAGALSHGQKQWLEIGMLLMQEPELLLVDEPVAGMTDSETEKTALLLRDIARSHSVVVVEHDMNFVRSLGVRVTVLHEGSVLSEGSLETVQNDPRVIEVYLGR